In Carbonactinospora thermoautotrophica, the genomic stretch TCGCGGCAGGCCGGCGGCCGGCCCGGTCGCGGCACCGGTCACGGGCCGGACGAGCTGGTCCGGACCGGCTGCGGCCTCCTGGCGCTGGACTGGAGTCGGACCGGTATCACGTGCGAGGCGGGACCCTGGATTCTGCCCGTGACCGACTTCCACCCCGAGATCCTCCGTACGCAGACCAACACCAGCGGCCCGGCCTCGCGGTCGCCGCTCCGGCCCACACCGACCGGCACGCCCGGGCCGGCGACCGCGGTGAACTCAAGCCCCTTGCCACAGTACGGTCGAGCGGCCCGGCCCTCCACGAGCAGGGGTACCCTGGTCCACTCCGGCGCCGGGCCCGCCGGTCAGCCCTCCTGGAGGTTCAGCGAACGGAGCAGGGACTTGCGGGCGCGGGCGGGCAGGCGGTCGATGTACAGGCCGCCGTCGAGGTGGTCGCACTCGTGCTGCAGGCAGCGCGCGAAGTACCCGGTGCCCTCGACCGTGATCGGCTCGCCGCGCAGGTCGAAGCCGTGGACGACGGCGTAGGAGGGACGGGCCACCCGGGCCCAGCCGCCCTTGATGGACAGGCAGCCTTCCTCCTCCTCGAGGAGGACGCGGTCGGCCACGTCCGGCAGCTCCAACCGGGGATTGACGACGACGCCGACGTGGTCGCCATCCTCCGTCGGGCAGTCGTACACGAACACGCGCAGCGACACGCCGATCTGGTTGGCCGCGAGCCCGCACCCGTTGGCGGCGTACATTGACGCGAACATGTCCTCGGCGAGTTGCTCCAGCTCAGGGCCGAAGTCGGTGACCTCGGCACAGGGCTTGCGCAGCACCGGGTCGCCCAGTTGCACGATCGGCCGCACCGTGCCGCGCCGCCCCGGGCCGGCCTGCGGGCGCGTCTCCTGCTCGCCGCGCTCGCCGCTCTGCTTGACGGTTCGCTCGCTCACGTCGTCTCCTCCTCGTTCGCAGGCAACACTACCCGGACGCCCAGGAAAGAAAGGACCGAATCGGCATAGCACTGCTTACCCATGCTCCCCGAACCAACGCGCGAGCTTCCCGCCCCGGCTCACCGCCCGCAGCCGCCGCTCGGTCTCCTCGCGCACCTCCTCGGTCGTCACCACCAGCAGCTCGTCCCCGTGCCGCAGCGTGGTCGTGGGGGTGGGCACGAAGCTCTGCCCGTCCCGGACCACCAGCGTCACCGCGGCTCCGCGCGGCAGCCGCAGCTCGAAGATCTCCACCCCGTGCAGCCGCGAGTCGTCCGGCACCCGCACCTCCAGCAGGTGCGCGCCCAGATGCTCCAGCGGCGCGGACTCCACCCCCAGGTCGTGCGCGTCCAGGCCGTGCCCGAACCCGAGCAGGCGCGCGAGCCACGGCAGCGTCGGACCCTGGACCAGCGTGAACACCACGACCAGCACGAACACGATGTTGAACAGCTGCCCTGCCCGCTCCACGCCGGTCACCAGCGGGACCGTCGCCAGGACGATCGGCACCGCGCCCCGCAGCCCAGCCCACGACAGGATCGCCTGCTCCCGCCACGGCATCCGGAACGGCAGCACGGAGACCAGCACGGACAGCGGCCGGGCGAGCAGCAGCAGCGCCGTGCCGATCACCAGCGCCGGCAGCAGCGCCGAGCCCATGTCGTGCGGGGTGGCGAGCAGGCCTAGCAGGATGAACAGCCCGATCTGCGCCAGCCACGCCAGGCCCTCGGCGAACCCCCGGGTGGCCGGCCCGTGCGGCAGCCGCGCGTTGCCGAGCACCAGGGCGGCCAGGTACGTCGCCAGGAACCCGCTGCCGTGCAGCAGCGCCGCCGCCGCGTACGCGCCCACGATCAGCCCGAACACCGCCAGCGGGTACAGGCCCGAGGCCGGCAGCGCGACCCGGCGCAGCGTCGCGGCGCCGACCCGCCCGACCGCCAGCCCGACCACGGCCCCCACGGCCAGCTCGAACACCAGCATGCCGAGCAGCTGCCATAGCGACCCCGGCTCGCCCGGCATGGACAGGGCCGAGACCAGGATCACCACCGGCGCGTCGTTGAATCCCGACTCCGCCTCCAGGGCGCCGACGACTCGCTGGCTCAGCGGCAGCCGCCGCAGCACCGAGAACACCGCCGCCGCGTCGGTGGACGACACGATGGCGCCCAGCAGCAGCGCGTGGCGCCACTCCATGTCGAACGCCGCGTGCGCGACCAGGGCGGTCACCCCCACGCTCACGCCTACCCCGACCGTGGCGAGCGCGACGGCGACCGGCACCACCGGCCGGATCGTCGACCACCGCGTGGTCAGGCCGCCCTCGGCGAGGATGACGATCAGGGCGGCGTACCCGAGGGTGCGGGTCAGCTCGACGTCGCTGAACTCGATGCCCAGCCCGTCCGTGCCGAGTGCCAGGCCCAGCCCCAGGTAGATGAGCAGGCTAGGGAGGCCGGTGCGCGTGGACAGGCGTACCGCCACGATCGCCACGAGCAGGACCGCGGCGCCGACCAGCAGCACACGATCGAGTTCTTCGACGCTCAAAAGACCTCCCAGCCGTTCCTGACCGCCTCGTCACCGGCGTGCCCGGAACGGCTGGCTCGTGTCCTGCCGTTTCCCGGTCCGGCCGGTCGTGGGGAGCGCGCCGTCCGGACGTGAGGATTGCTCGCTACGCTCGCACACGCGTCACCTACGGTTGTCGTTTGTTCGTTCACCGGTAGGTGCGCCTACCGTCCCGGCCGGAGTACTGACCGAGAAGGACGCTGATGCCCAGCTCGACGCTGTTCCGTCGACTCCGTATTATGCTCATCGCCTTGACAGGCCTGGTCCTGCTCGCCCTCATCGCCGCTACCTCGTACGTGGTGTGGACCGTGCGCCGCTCGTTTCCACAGGTCGACGGCACGCTGTCAGTACCGGGCCTGACCACTCGGGTCGAAGTCGTCCGGGATAAGTGGGGGGTCCCCCAGATTTACGCCGACAACGCACTCGATCTCTTCCGCGCGCAAGGGTACGTCCACGCCCAGGACCGGTTCTGGGAGATGGACGTGCGCCGCCACGTGACCGCCGGGCGGCTGTCGGAGATGTTCGGCCCCTCGACCCTGAAGGTCGACAAGCTGATCCGCACGATGGGCTGGCGGAAGATCGCCGAGCAGGAGTTGGAGCGGATCGACCCGGAGACACGGCGGTACCTGCAGGCGTACGCGGAGGGCGTCAACGCCTACCTGGACGAGCGCGAGGGGGCCGAGCTCGGCCTGGAGTACACGCTGCTGGCGATGGAGAACGGGGACTACCGCCCCGAGCCCTGGACCCCGGCCGACTCGCTGTCCTGGCTCAAGGCGATGGCCTGGGACCTGCGCGCCAACGTCGCGCAGGAGATCGACCGGGCGCTGTTGACGGAGAAGCTCAGCGTCGACCAGATCGAGCAGCTGTACCCGCCGTACCCCTATGGCCGGCACCAGCCGATCCTGAGCCGGGGCGACGTGCGCGGCAAGCGGTTCGATCCCGAAGCGCCGGCGCCGCTGCGGCTGCCCGTCGGCGTCCGCAAGCAGTTGGCCGAGCTGTCCCGGGAGCTGGCGAAGATCCCGCCGCTGCTCGGCCCCAACGGCACCGGGATCGGCTCGAACTCCTGGGTGGTGTCCGGCGCGCTCACCACCACCGGCAAGCCGCTGCTCGCCAACGACCCGCACCTGGCGCCGAAGCTGCCCTCGATCTGGTACCAGATGGGGCTGCACTGCCGGAAGATCACCGGGCAGTGCCCGTTCGACGTGGCCGGGTTCACGTTCTCCGGCGTCCCCGGCGTCATCATCGGCCACAACGACAAGATCGCCTGGGGGTTCACCAACCTGGGCGCCGACGTGAGCGACCTGTTCCTGGAGAAGGTCCGCGGCGACACGTACGAGTACAAGGGCCGCCAGGTGCCGCTCGAGATCAACCAGGAGATCATCAAGGTCGCCGGCCAGGACGACGTCCTGCTGACCGTCCGCGCCACCAAGCACGGCCCGTTGATCTCGGACGTGTCCGAGGAGTTCCGCAAGGCCGGCGCCGGCGCGCCGCTGCCGGAGAGCATGCGGGAGCCGCGACGCGAGTACGCGGTCGCCCTCAGCTGGACCGCGCTCAAGCCCAGCCGTACCGCGGACGCGATCTTCAAGCTGAACACGGCCCGGAACTGGACCGAGTTCCGCGCCGCCGCCAAGCTCTTCGCCGTGCCGGCGCAGAACATGATCTACGCCGACACCCAGGGCAACATCGGCTACCAGATGCCGGGTTACCTCCCGCTGCGCAACAGCGGTGACGGCCGCTGGCCGGTGCCTGGCTGGGTCGACTCCTACGAGTGGAAGGCCGCCCCGGTCCCGTTCGACCAGCTCCCGTACGCGCTGAACCCCAAGGAGGGGTACCTGGTCACCGCCAACAACGCGGTGATCCCGCCCGGGTACGCGTACCTGATCACCGAGGACTGGGACTACGGGTACCGCAGCCAGCGCATCACCGAGCTGCTCCAGCAGCAGCTCAGGAAGAACGGCAACAAGGTCGACGCGCAGGCGCTGCGGGACATCCAGCTCGACAACCGCAATCCCAACGCCGAGCTGCTCACCCCGTACCTGCTGCGGTTGCGGGTCGACCCGTTCACGCGCGAGGCCCAGGAGCTGCTGCGGCACTGGGACTACACCCAGCCCCCGGATTCCGCGGCCGCCGCCTACTTCAACGCGGTCTGGCGGCAGGCGCTGCTGCTCACCTTCGGGGACCAGATGCCGAAGGAGGTCCAGCCC encodes the following:
- the def gene encoding peptide deformylase, with product MSERTVKQSGERGEQETRPQAGPGRRGTVRPIVQLGDPVLRKPCAEVTDFGPELEQLAEDMFASMYAANGCGLAANQIGVSLRVFVYDCPTEDGDHVGVVVNPRLELPDVADRVLLEEEEGCLSIKGGWARVARPSYAVVHGFDLRGEPITVEGTGYFARCLQHECDHLDGGLYIDRLPARARKSLLRSLNLQEG
- a CDS encoding potassium/proton antiporter — protein: MGGLLSVEELDRVLLVGAAVLLVAIVAVRLSTRTGLPSLLIYLGLGLALGTDGLGIEFSDVELTRTLGYAALIVILAEGGLTTRWSTIRPVVPVAVALATVGVGVSVGVTALVAHAAFDMEWRHALLLGAIVSSTDAAAVFSVLRRLPLSQRVVGALEAESGFNDAPVVILVSALSMPGEPGSLWQLLGMLVFELAVGAVVGLAVGRVGAATLRRVALPASGLYPLAVFGLIVGAYAAAALLHGSGFLATYLAALVLGNARLPHGPATRGFAEGLAWLAQIGLFILLGLLATPHDMGSALLPALVIGTALLLLARPLSVLVSVLPFRMPWREQAILSWAGLRGAVPIVLATVPLVTGVERAGQLFNIVFVLVVVFTLVQGPTLPWLARLLGFGHGLDAHDLGVESAPLEHLGAHLLEVRVPDDSRLHGVEIFELRLPRGAAVTLVVRDGQSFVPTPTTTLRHGDELLVVTTEEVREETERRLRAVSRGGKLARWFGEHG
- a CDS encoding penicillin acylase family protein, with amino-acid sequence MTGLVLLALIAATSYVVWTVRRSFPQVDGTLSVPGLTTRVEVVRDKWGVPQIYADNALDLFRAQGYVHAQDRFWEMDVRRHVTAGRLSEMFGPSTLKVDKLIRTMGWRKIAEQELERIDPETRRYLQAYAEGVNAYLDEREGAELGLEYTLLAMENGDYRPEPWTPADSLSWLKAMAWDLRANVAQEIDRALLTEKLSVDQIEQLYPPYPYGRHQPILSRGDVRGKRFDPEAPAPLRLPVGVRKQLAELSRELAKIPPLLGPNGTGIGSNSWVVSGALTTTGKPLLANDPHLAPKLPSIWYQMGLHCRKITGQCPFDVAGFTFSGVPGVIIGHNDKIAWGFTNLGADVSDLFLEKVRGDTYEYKGRQVPLEINQEIIKVAGQDDVLLTVRATKHGPLISDVSEEFRKAGAGAPLPESMREPRREYAVALSWTALKPSRTADAIFKLNTARNWTEFRAAAKLFAVPAQNMIYADTQGNIGYQMPGYLPLRNSGDGRWPVPGWVDSYEWKAAPVPFDQLPYALNPKEGYLVTANNAVIPPGYAYLITEDWDYGYRSQRITELLQQQLRKNGNKVDAQALRDIQLDNRNPNAELLTPYLLRLRVDPFTREAQELLRHWDYTQPPDSAAAAYFNAVWRQALLLTFGDQMPKEVQPDGGDRWFEVVRGIIDEPDNPWWDDVRTPRRETRDDILRKAMRKARYELTRKLTKDPENWHWGRLHKMWLLNDMLGNSDDWLVKKLLNRGPYEVGGGESLVNATGWDAAKGYTTDWVPSMRMVVDLGNLDASTWINLTGASGHAYHGNYVDQAELWTRGEQLPWPFSEQAVRQAAENTLVLEPGPPLEGAVPG